The following coding sequences lie in one Hyphobacterium sp. CCMP332 genomic window:
- a CDS encoding MFS transporter — protein sequence MKRRTDTAETTGLSLASKAGYGLGDLGFLLVWHGSALFLLYFYTDVLGLPPGLAGAIYLISMIWDAISDPIVAAWAEQRAARTGRYAPIIAFAALPVGLAYGLMFIAPPLSGLALAAWALITHLVFRTAYTIASMPYNTLPVRLTTDGHARSTLSGFRVSGAATGAVVTAILTPIIVQANQAGGQTEAFGYMIAAILVGLMAAALLFACSRIVQEPEMAPRETGSPDYVSALTGLFRAAKGNTPLLRLLAIMVGGTIAQGLFLQNMLYFLTHVIGRPDLITPVLAASAFAVILAAPVWVILAARTSKRVSLITGLVVAVTGYATMAFAPPGGAIVPLVAVTVAGIGGAAIPVMLWSMVPDAIEHGELVTGLRVEARTFGLATFAQKSAVGITAVIIGFILAGLGYSGDIVPPQTALTAIRIMVSFAPALFMASLIAIIWTYPITQARHQQILAALELK from the coding sequence GTGAAGAGACGGACGGATACGGCCGAAACAACCGGTTTGAGCTTGGCCAGCAAAGCAGGCTATGGGCTTGGCGATCTCGGCTTTCTGCTCGTCTGGCACGGCAGCGCACTATTTCTTTTGTATTTCTATACCGACGTCCTCGGCCTGCCGCCCGGACTGGCCGGAGCAATCTATCTGATCTCGATGATCTGGGATGCCATCTCGGACCCGATCGTGGCCGCATGGGCCGAGCAACGGGCCGCCCGCACGGGCCGCTATGCGCCCATCATCGCATTTGCGGCCTTGCCGGTCGGGCTGGCCTATGGATTGATGTTCATCGCACCGCCCCTGTCCGGCCTCGCACTCGCGGCATGGGCACTGATCACACACCTAGTATTCCGCACCGCCTATACAATCGCCAGCATGCCCTACAATACACTGCCCGTACGTCTGACAACGGATGGCCATGCGCGCAGCACCCTCTCCGGCTTTCGCGTGTCCGGTGCCGCAACCGGCGCCGTGGTCACGGCGATTCTCACACCCATCATCGTGCAAGCCAATCAGGCGGGCGGTCAGACGGAAGCCTTCGGATATATGATCGCCGCCATTCTGGTCGGGCTGATGGCCGCCGCCCTGCTCTTCGCGTGCAGCCGGATTGTGCAGGAGCCGGAAATGGCGCCGCGGGAGACTGGCAGCCCGGACTATGTTTCGGCCCTGACCGGCCTGTTTCGCGCCGCGAAGGGCAATACACCCCTCCTCCGCCTGCTCGCCATCATGGTCGGCGGCACCATCGCCCAGGGCCTGTTTCTGCAAAACATGCTGTATTTTCTGACCCATGTAATCGGACGGCCCGACCTCATAACCCCCGTTCTGGCGGCCTCGGCATTCGCGGTCATTCTCGCGGCACCTGTATGGGTCATTCTGGCCGCCCGCACCTCCAAACGCGTCAGCCTGATCACCGGTCTCGTCGTCGCCGTGACCGGCTATGCGACCATGGCATTTGCACCGCCGGGTGGTGCAATCGTGCCGCTGGTCGCTGTGACCGTTGCGGGCATTGGCGGCGCCGCGATTCCGGTGATGCTGTGGTCCATGGTCCCCGACGCAATCGAACATGGCGAGCTGGTGACCGGCTTGCGCGTCGAAGCCCGAACATTCGGGCTGGCAACCTTTGCGCAGAAATCAGCAGTCGGAATTACGGCCGTGATCATCGGTTTCATTCTGGCCGGTTTGGGCTATTCCGGAGATATTGTTCCGCCGCAAACCGCGTTGACCGCCATCCGCATCATGGTCTCCTTCGCGCCCGCACTCTTTATGGCCAGTCTGATTGCAATCATCTGGACCTATCCCATCACCCAGGCGCGCCATCAGCAGATTCTGGCTGCGCTTGAACTGAAATAG
- a CDS encoding hybrid sensor histidine kinase/response regulator — protein MAAKDAASDTNDLKTQIQHDLDEVRLGQARLLLKRTRTSCLIVEGVILYFTALIAFSGHPVFAGIWLVLTSLMVLIVFLYGQAFRSGITAENHKRYLRGHTLISAMTGLVWSGLAIAYLDPSSTLNLFIAVNIVVSIALGGMLPSAEYRPTFVSLSTGMFLPFSLFWLATVDGPARLIGVGLLILYGFGLLVSARSELQTIETLAAERNRRLNQKLQEQNRKIEKVSAEKSRFLAATSHDMSQPLQAQGFFIRALKEEVTTKEQADLLAKIEAAWRSQKDMLQALVETARLSSGAITARTSAFDLADILSELEAAFAEPARQKSLSLSIEKTSIAVETDRVLFGRILRNLVANAVKFTPHNGRITIDCHEGRDGVLIEVSDNGPGISEADQARIFDEFVQLDNGPDPQGLGLGLPIVRQLAEKLDLPLEFKSQPGWGTRVGIRLPAAQRAPERKATPFPEKAIDGSPLILVIDDEATVRESLAMLLTQWGCRVIAAASGNEAKRILSWANEAPGFIIADKRLANGEDGIDVIAALRDEVLDDIPAALLTGEVYDFARLADLEDVTIIPKPAESETLRAALDQALEGRTAN, from the coding sequence ATGGCCGCAAAAGACGCCGCCTCTGACACGAACGATCTCAAAACCCAGATTCAGCACGATCTGGACGAGGTACGTCTGGGACAGGCGCGTTTATTGCTGAAGCGAACGCGCACGTCATGCCTGATTGTCGAAGGCGTCATTCTCTATTTCACCGCCCTGATTGCCTTTTCCGGCCATCCCGTTTTTGCCGGGATCTGGCTGGTGCTGACCAGTCTGATGGTTCTGATTGTCTTTCTTTACGGGCAGGCCTTCAGGAGCGGCATCACAGCAGAAAACCACAAGCGCTATTTGCGTGGCCATACGCTCATCTCTGCTATGACCGGGCTCGTATGGTCCGGCCTCGCCATAGCCTACCTGGATCCGTCTTCAACGCTGAACCTGTTCATTGCCGTTAATATCGTGGTCTCGATCGCCTTGGGCGGCATGCTGCCCAGTGCCGAATACCGGCCCACCTTCGTCAGCCTTTCAACCGGCATGTTTCTGCCCTTCTCCCTGTTTTGGCTCGCAACCGTTGACGGGCCCGCCCGATTGATCGGCGTCGGATTGCTGATCCTCTATGGGTTCGGTCTGCTGGTCAGCGCGCGCTCGGAACTACAGACGATCGAAACGCTGGCAGCCGAACGCAATCGGCGCCTGAATCAGAAACTTCAGGAACAGAACCGCAAGATTGAAAAGGTCAGCGCCGAAAAGTCCCGTTTTCTGGCCGCGACCAGCCACGACATGTCCCAGCCCTTGCAGGCTCAGGGTTTTTTCATTCGCGCGCTGAAAGAAGAAGTCACCACAAAGGAGCAGGCCGACCTTCTGGCGAAAATCGAAGCGGCCTGGCGCAGCCAGAAAGACATGCTGCAAGCCCTTGTGGAAACCGCCCGGCTCAGTAGCGGTGCGATCACGGCCAGGACCAGTGCTTTTGACCTGGCCGATATCCTGTCTGAACTCGAAGCCGCATTCGCCGAACCTGCCCGCCAGAAATCGCTTTCACTGAGCATTGAGAAAACCAGCATTGCCGTCGAGACCGACCGGGTTCTCTTCGGACGTATCTTGCGCAACCTCGTCGCAAATGCGGTTAAATTCACCCCGCACAATGGCCGCATCACGATTGATTGCCATGAAGGCCGGGATGGTGTGCTGATTGAAGTGTCCGATAACGGACCCGGCATAAGCGAGGCCGATCAGGCCCGCATCTTCGATGAATTTGTCCAGCTGGATAATGGGCCCGATCCCCAGGGCCTCGGTCTCGGATTGCCTATTGTTCGGCAACTGGCCGAAAAACTCGACCTGCCGCTGGAGTTCAAGAGCCAGCCGGGATGGGGCACGCGCGTTGGTATCAGGTTGCCTGCGGCCCAACGCGCGCCGGAGCGGAAAGCAACCCCCTTTCCCGAAAAAGCCATCGACGGGTCACCGCTCATTCTTGTGATCGACGATGAAGCCACCGTGCGCGAAAGCCTCGCCATGCTTCTGACCCAGTGGGGATGCCGGGTCATTGCAGCGGCTTCCGGCAATGAGGCCAAGCGAATTCTGTCCTGGGCCAATGAGGCCCCCGGCTTCATTATAGCAGACAAGCGCTTGGCGAACGGCGAAGACGGCATTGATGTCATCGCGGCCCTTCGCGACGAGGTGCTGGACGATATTCCCGCGGCCCTCCTGACTGGCGAAGTCTATGATTTTGCCAGGCTCGCTGATCTGGAAGATGTCACCATCATTCCAAAACCGGCGGAAAGCGAAACGCTGCGTGCGGCGCTCGATCAGGCACTCGAAGGCCGCACAGCGAACTAG
- a CDS encoding response regulator transcription factor has protein sequence MNSTVRIALVDDHRLFTEGFSALLTGSGHGYEVSTFEDPVVFLEALSSDTRFDLIILDLVMKGMNGLALLSAIPKIKDAPPVLMLSGIATPPPVSEMQRLGASGFVSKSSEISVLQHAVTRILDGGKVFQSIEATQAVADDAGEEVWTTAAEPPNLAPRQLAVLKMLGEGATNKAIAEALNISENTVKSHLRSIFEGLGVRTRTACVHKAVLLGLI, from the coding sequence ATGAATTCAACCGTTCGCATCGCTCTGGTGGATGATCATCGGTTGTTTACCGAAGGTTTCAGCGCATTGCTGACCGGATCCGGTCACGGGTATGAGGTCTCGACCTTTGAAGATCCGGTGGTGTTTCTCGAAGCGTTATCGAGCGACACCCGTTTTGATCTGATCATTCTGGATCTGGTTATGAAAGGGATGAATGGCTTGGCGTTGTTGTCGGCGATCCCGAAGATCAAAGACGCGCCGCCCGTTCTGATGTTATCCGGCATCGCGACCCCTCCGCCGGTCAGTGAAATGCAGCGCCTCGGCGCGAGCGGGTTTGTGTCAAAATCCTCGGAAATCAGCGTCCTGCAGCATGCGGTGACGCGTATTCTGGACGGGGGTAAGGTCTTTCAATCGATTGAGGCCACTCAAGCGGTCGCCGACGATGCGGGCGAGGAGGTCTGGACTACGGCTGCAGAGCCCCCCAATCTTGCTCCGCGTCAACTCGCGGTTCTGAAAATGCTGGGTGAAGGCGCGACTAACAAGGCGATCGCCGAAGCCCTGAATATCAGCGAGAACACCGTGAAATCGCATTTGCGTTCGATTTTCGAAGGCCTTGGTGTTCGAACCCGAACGGCTTGTGTCCACAAGGCGGTATTGCTGGGATTGATCTAG